The following are encoded together in the Pseudomonas maumuensis genome:
- a CDS encoding phage baseplate assembly protein V, whose translation MSYASAMHDRMLASLVIPCRVVAVDLAAARVRVSDGGGWTSAWVRWHAQAAGKARHWRVPSLDEQGVLISPSGEPALGTFVPGLYGNAGTAPDNRDHVEVWRFDDGGSLTYDWQAKRYDVQLPSGQATVKVGASTLVVSDNAITLDAASISLTGRVAINGPLTVSGDINGGGRIIDTAGNTANHKH comes from the coding sequence ATGAGCTACGCCAGTGCGATGCACGATCGCATGCTGGCCAGCCTGGTGATTCCCTGTCGGGTGGTGGCGGTCGACCTGGCCGCAGCCCGGGTGCGGGTGTCCGACGGCGGCGGCTGGACCAGCGCCTGGGTGCGCTGGCATGCCCAGGCTGCCGGCAAGGCCCGCCACTGGCGGGTACCGAGCCTGGACGAGCAGGGGGTATTGATCAGCCCCAGCGGTGAACCGGCCCTGGGCACCTTCGTCCCGGGGTTGTATGGCAATGCCGGGACGGCACCTGACAACCGCGACCACGTCGAGGTCTGGCGCTTCGACGACGGCGGTTCGCTGACCTACGACTGGCAGGCCAAACGCTATGACGTCCAGCTACCCAGCGGCCAGGCCACGGTCAAGGTCGGCGCCAGCACCCTGGTGGTCAGCGACAACGCCATCACCCTCGACGCTGCGTCGATCAGCCTGACCGGCAGGGTCGCCATAAACGGCCCGCTGACGGTCAGCGGTGACATCAACGGTGGTGGCCGGATCATCGATACGGCCGGCAACACTGCCAATCACAAGCACTGA
- a CDS encoding putidacin L1 family lectin-like bacteriocin: protein MAGRTRIPFNGVGTSVLPAYQTLSAGQYLLSPNQRFKLLLQGDGNLVIQDNGATVWVANEQQPFSSTVPLRNKKAPLAFYVQYGAFLDDYSRRRVWLTNNSTFTSNDQWNRTHLVLQDDGNIVLVDSLALWNGTSAIPLVPGAVDSLLLAPGSELVQGVVYGAGTSKLVFQGDGNLVAYGPNGAATWNAGTQGKGAVRAVFQGDGNLVVYGAGNAVLWHSHTGGHASAVLRLQANGGIAILDEKPVWARFGFQPTYRHIRKINPDQKPIDIWTWHF, encoded by the coding sequence ATGGCAGGTCGTACCCGCATTCCTTTCAACGGCGTCGGCACTTCGGTGCTGCCCGCTTATCAGACCCTGTCGGCGGGCCAGTACCTGCTGTCGCCCAACCAGCGCTTCAAGCTGCTGCTACAGGGCGATGGCAACCTGGTGATCCAGGACAACGGCGCCACCGTCTGGGTCGCCAATGAACAGCAACCCTTCAGCTCGACCGTCCCCCTGCGCAACAAGAAGGCCCCGCTGGCGTTCTACGTGCAGTACGGCGCATTCCTCGACGATTACTCACGGCGCCGGGTGTGGTTGACCAACAACAGCACCTTCACCAGCAACGACCAGTGGAACCGCACCCACCTGGTGCTGCAGGACGACGGCAACATTGTGCTGGTCGACTCCCTGGCGCTGTGGAACGGCACGTCGGCTATCCCGCTGGTGCCTGGCGCGGTGGACTCGCTGCTGCTGGCGCCTGGCTCCGAGCTGGTTCAGGGCGTGGTATATGGCGCGGGCACCAGCAAGCTGGTGTTCCAGGGCGACGGCAATCTCGTGGCCTATGGCCCGAACGGCGCGGCCACCTGGAACGCCGGCACTCAAGGCAAGGGCGCTGTGCGCGCGGTGTTCCAGGGTGACGGCAACCTGGTGGTCTACGGTGCCGGCAACGCCGTGCTGTGGCATTCGCACACCGGCGGCCATGCCAGCGCGGTGCTGCGCCTGCAGGCCAACGGCGGCATCGCCATCCTCGACGAGAAACCGGTATGGGCGCGCTTCGGCTTCCAGCCAACCTATCGCCATATCCGCAAGATCAATCCCGACCAGAAGCCTATCGATATCTGGACCTGGCACTTCTGA
- a CDS encoding zinc finger domain-containing protein translates to MFNEFRCGKCNRLLARIGGSALVQIKCSRCATINHMKATGLDNVPTSDQDGPQSPAPLQSIQ, encoded by the coding sequence ATGTTCAACGAGTTTCGCTGCGGTAAATGCAACCGCTTGCTGGCCCGCATCGGCGGGTCGGCGCTGGTCCAGATCAAGTGTTCGCGCTGCGCGACCATCAATCACATGAAGGCCACGGGCCTCGACAACGTGCCGACGAGCGATCAGGACGGGCCGCAGAGCCCGGCTCCCCTTCAATCGATCCAGTAG
- a CDS encoding phage holin family protein: MTNEQQTLLEMPLWLVILLALLGGLSGEMWRADKAGARGWGLLRRLALRSGACMVCGVSTVMLLYASGMSIWSASAFGCLTAMAGADVAIGLYERWAARRLGLGEQPAAVRQDEE; encoded by the coding sequence GTGACGAACGAGCAACAGACGTTGCTGGAGATGCCGCTCTGGCTGGTGATCCTCCTGGCATTGCTGGGCGGACTTTCCGGTGAGATGTGGCGCGCCGACAAGGCCGGCGCCCGCGGCTGGGGGCTGCTCAGGCGGCTGGCGCTGCGCTCCGGAGCCTGCATGGTTTGCGGGGTGTCGACGGTCATGCTGCTGTACGCCAGCGGCATGTCGATCTGGAGCGCCAGCGCCTTCGGCTGCCTTACCGCCATGGCTGGCGCCGACGTGGCCATCGGCCTTTACGAGCGCTGGGCCGCTCGGCGGCTGGGGTTGGGCGAGCAGCCTGCGGCTGTGCGCCAGGACGAAGAATGA